One region of Miscanthus floridulus cultivar M001 chromosome 19, ASM1932011v1, whole genome shotgun sequence genomic DNA includes:
- the LOC136525545 gene encoding putative disease resistance RPP13-like protein 3, with protein sequence MNSSTILQLINQQLDERDILCSRKGIDVLVQNHLTKKFLVVIDGELRNSDWNTILSALPDKSNGSRVIRIVQGTHKAISAGGDEIIPVEPFEMDTAIDLFNQMVHMDKHFEDERTTRLSDNSTNIDEIAEREKNKEQNDLTKRFGDDIWAITRGLPLAVVLLSGLLKTREYPNEWEAVFKHLKSKQSKRLGTLLTTCFDDLPQDLKSCFLYFAAFPMNTPIEARKLVRLWMAEGFLRPRDGNTMENVGRIYLNELNSRKLVQFVKLDNINGDDELVSVHHEVHHFVQLEAQEANFVDIHNGYDIPYLTSARRLSLQNYRNKYAALANSMPKLRSILSNFIEEDEEDTRGSVQEMVQQTKEYDKSAQKKHSGLDGNGEEQNIEVDGEEDDSIENVTDGLRKLKDPDEGNISIKQQGKQNEISEQAKRDVKQSKKPWLGPWSGLLSYWGNGKKRQDYIKSYISEMLQVSKFLRVVKLQGIEFGEKLPATVGNAVHLQYLGVTGCSLKWIPSAVGKLKHLQTLDVQDTYVQELPQAFWRIRALRHVLGTSIYLPKRVGNLKHLHTLVKVLPIPNPNHNCWDSKTFERMLRLQSLNIVDSSKDAENLNELFAAIEKPNILEYLQTLVLQANKFPMCIFTSSSQRRLRALELYGKLDVTMLSSEKGKEETNMSP encoded by the coding sequence ATGAATTCTTCCACTATCCTACAATTAATCAATCAGCAGTTGGACGAAAGGGATATTTTGTGTTCCAGAAAAGGTATCGATGTGTTGGTGCAGAACCATTTGACGAAAAAGTTCTTGGTGGTCATAGATGGTGAACTGAGAAATTCAGACTGGAATACCATTCTTTCTGCGTTACCAGATAAAAGCAACGGTAGCAGGGTTATTCGCATTGTACAAGGTACACATAAGGCAATAAGTGCTGGCGGTGATGAAATCATTCCAGTGGAACCATTTGAAATGGACACAGCCATTGATCTATTCAACCAAATGGTTCACATGGATAAACATTTCGAGGATGAACGGACTACGAGATTATCTGACAACAGCACAAACATTGATGAGATAGCTGAGAGGGAAAAGAACAAAGAACAGAATGATCTAACAAAAAGGTTTGGTGATGATATATGGGCTATAACAAGAGGCCTTCCACTTGCAGTTGTGCTCCTATCTGGCCTCCTAAAGACAAGGGAATATCCTAATGAGTGGGAAGCCGTTTTCAAACACCTCAAGTCCAAGCAATCAAAGAGGCTTGGTACTTTACTCACCACGTGCTTCGATGATCTCCCACAAGACTTAAAATCTTGCTTCCTCTACTTTGCAGCATTTCCTATGAACACACCTATCGAGGCTCGCAAGTTGGTACGCTTGTGGATGGCGGAGGGGTTCTTAAGACCCAGAGATGGGAACACCATGGAGAATGTAGGACGAATCTATTTGAATGAGCTGAATTCAAGGAAACTTGTGCAGTTTGTGAAGTTAGATAACATAAATGGAGATGACGAACTAGTGTCCGTCCACCATGAAGTGCATCATTTTGTACAGCTTGAAGCACAAGAGGCTAACTTTGTGGATATCCATAATGGCTATGATATCCCTTATTTAACTTCTGCTCGCCGTCTCTCTCTACAGAATTACAGAAACAAATATGCTGCTTTGGCAAACTCTATGCCAAAACTACGGTCTATCTTGTCCAACTTCATTGAAGAGGATGAAGAAGATACCAGGGGAAGTGTACAGGAAATGGTGCAACAGACGAAGGAATATGATAAGAGCGCGCAAAAGAAACATTCTGGTTTGGATGGAAATGGAGAAGAGCAGAACATAGAGGTAGATGGGGAGGAAGATGACAGTATAGAGAACGTGACAGATGGGTTGAGGAAACTAAAGGATCCTGATGAAGGCAACATAAGTATTAAGCAACAAGGAAAGCAAAATGAAATCAGTGAGCAAGCAAAAAGGGATGTGAAGCAAAGCAAAAAGCCATGGTTAGGCCCATGGTCAGGCCTGCTTAGCTACTGGGGAAATGGGAAGAAACGCCAAGACTACATCAAGTCATATATAAGTGAGATGTTGCAAGTTTCCAAGTTCCTACGTGTCGTCAAACTGCAAGGAATTGAGTTTGGCGAGAAGTTGCCAGCGACAGTTGGTAATGCTGTACACCTGCAATACCTTGGTGTCACTGGTTGTTCCTTGAAATGGATCCCGTCAGCAGTGGGCAAACTGAAACATCTTCAGACATTGGATGTTCAGGATACATATGTCCAGGAGCTTCCACAAGCATTTTGGAGGATTAGAGCACTACGACATGTGTTGGGCACTAGCATTTACTTGCCCAAGAGGGTGGGAAACTTGAAGCATCTACACACACTTGTGAAGGTGCTTCCTATTCCTAATCCTAATCATAATTGTTGGGATTCCAAGACATTTGAAAGAATGTTACGTCTTCAATCGCTAAATATTGTGGATTCTTCAAAAGATGCTGAAAATCTGAACGAACTGTTCGCTGCTATTGAAAAACCCAATATCCTGGAATATCTTCAGACACTAGTTCTACAAGCTAATAAGTTTCCGATGTGTATATTCACTAGCTCTTCCCAGAGGAGACTCCGTGCTCTTGAACTATATGGCAAGTTGGACGTGACGATGCTGTCATCTGAAAAAGGAAAGGAAGAAACAAATATGTCTCCCTAA